The following are from one region of the Aspergillus luchuensis IFO 4308 DNA, chromosome 4, nearly complete sequence genome:
- a CDS encoding uncharacterized protein (COG:S;~EggNog:ENOG410PYPW;~InterPro:IPR001810,IPR036047;~go_function: GO:0005515 - protein binding [Evidence IEA]): protein MNTMLESISEHMMCKPSRLSTLPLEMVERICQELATQDLAALRGTCRAAHHLTNRCFAQRYAEYYTDFSAHSLNHLHALAENRLIRGYIQHLVILSPEPRLGENMDWHWTAAGHLRCPLDMPLIRRLRDDLTQKLVNCRSFILSPILSEPQSKADLHDSPTFNPDDVACILLDLIADASLPVKLFWYGKGMNYTSKVMDIARLPKSLYSNAAFRTGWKSLENLHLEQELTPQNYTFVMDMILSATGLRKLHLGLGYTDLAVEFFSQLSASIAALDHLERISIWGTSMQAEDLIRLLCNSQTNLKKLSLRSVTSLTSQWLTYLCQHRDLFPCLTTIDLSMIHGPSGMLSFTPMQDLPPEQKNMFELEPCVYEDLPDTGGKAGDIVGISYSGSDIGTALKALLEVCGEPSGHQ, encoded by the coding sequence ATGAACACAATGTTAGAGTCTATTTCAGAGCATATGATGTGCAAGCCTTCCCGTTTATCTACTCTTCCGTTGGAGATGGTTGAGAGGATTTGCCAAGAGCTTGCAACGCAAGATTTGGCCGCGCTCCGAGGGACTTGCCGCGCCGCTCATCACCTCACCAACCGGTGTTTTGCGCAACGGTACGCGGAGTACTACACAGACTTCTCCGCACACTCTTTAAACCACTTGCATGCGCTGGCGGAGAACCGGCTGATACGAGGCTATATTCAACACCTGGTAATTCTGAGTCCGGAGCCGAGACTGGGGGAGAACATGGACTGGCACTGGACGGCTGCTGGCCACCTCCGATGTCCCCTGGACATGCCCTTGATCCGGCGGCTGCGGGATGATCTGACACAGAAATTGGTGAACTGCCGATCGTTTATCCTATCGCCCATTCTGTCAGAACCCCAAAGTAAGGCGGACCTCCACGACAGCCCGACCTTCAATCCCGACGATGTCGCATGCATCCTCCTTGACCTCATCGCGGACGCCTCTCTTCCGGTTAAACTCTTTTGGTATGGCAAGGGCATGAATTACACCTCCAAAGTCATGGATATTGCGCGTCTCCCAAAGTCACTCTACAGCAATGCCGCCTTTCGGACGGGCTGGAAGTCCTTAGAGAACCTGCACCTAGAGCAGGAACTGACCCCCCAGAACTATACTTTTGTGATGGACATGATCCTCAGTGCGACTGGTCTCCGCAAACTACATCTTGGCCTCGGATACACCGATCTCGCCGTCGAGTTCTTTTCGCAATTGAGTGCGTCCATTGCAGCTCTAGATCACCTGGAACGGATCAGTATCTGGGGAACTTCGATGCAAGCTGAAGATCTCATTCGCCTTCTCTGTAACTCGCAAACAAATCTGAAGAAGCTTAGTCTGCGATCAGTGACGAGCTTGACGTCGCAGTGGTTAACGTACCTCTGTCAGCATCGTGACCTATTTCCATGTCTGACTACCATTGACTTGAGTATGATCCATGGACCTTCTGGTATGTTGTCTTTTACGCCAATGCAGGACTTGCCTCCGGAGCAGAAGAACATGTTTGAACTTGAGCCTTGTGTCTACGAGGATCTCCCAGACACAGGTGGAAAGGCAGGCGATATAGTCGGTATTTCGTATAGTGGTTCTGATATTGGGACGGCATTGAAAGCGCTGCTAGAAGTGTGTGGCGAGCCTTCTGGTCATCAATGA